One stretch of Pseudoxanthomonas sp. Root65 DNA includes these proteins:
- a CDS encoding glycosyltransferase: MKGLIDRARASRFREAARKASLTNFAAYLPRLLQRWFIARSSLVDERWLAANGVEGGRSEVVRLLMADTLSVASPLLDLNWYRARYGLRATAAEALLHYLWIGDRLGLKPHPWFDAGVARQSAIRSTGPFRTILARYLADWRAVAMPHPLFDQAYYLHVNEDVHAGGYNPLLHFVLYGQDEGRKPNAYFDPQWYRQTNPDVANAGIPPALHFAMYGAIEGRNPGPDFDALGYRLQVGKAALGFLDPLSHYLTVGRNAGIHPATRALRATQLTTTAEPATDGETRVVDVIVPVYRGLEETRACIESALAVAELNRYRLHIYNDESPEPAITEYLRRVAAADRKVSLVENETNLGFVGTVNRAMRAVMQRVDFDSVILLNSDTEVTGDWARRLNAHALRDEAVASVTAMSNNATICSYPHFGDNPLPADETPAAIDALAAVVNRGLSVELPTGVGFCMLITRRGLELIGLFDEEAFGKGYGEEVDFCQRAIRAGMKNLLAMDVYVKHAGEVSFASSSKPGKLIAEKIIKTRYPDYATDVATFVRSDPGLYARLRLTFARWRDHGRDVRVLFTHALGGGTERRVQEAVAGLPATARAVVIRPAKANLQRLVLECHAEDGFHSEVEVAHAADLAALLLAMGTRHVEIHHTLGFSDILRQALALADLAFDFVVHDYYSACPQVTLTDANGQYCGERGLRQCDQCIALRPSQGARDIRNWRIANEWLVLGAQELTAPSLDCAQRIGRYFGRTPDVRLHEEVPVLSMPLTVSQRKGRKRRVLILGALAPHKGRLLVLAAAEEVVRRSLPLEFHLIGDPQGEVPKRLSTSFTWTGRYEEAHLEDKIRNADGDIFLFASQAPETYSYTLSAAIRSGLPIVATRLGAFIERLADLPDTKLVAPDIAPAELADVLLAMPMRGTGGVE, translated from the coding sequence ATGAAAGGATTGATTGATCGGGCAAGGGCTAGCCGATTCCGCGAGGCCGCCCGCAAGGCGTCGCTTACGAACTTTGCGGCGTATTTGCCGCGATTGCTGCAACGATGGTTCATCGCCAGAAGTTCGCTGGTGGATGAGCGTTGGCTGGCCGCAAACGGGGTAGAGGGCGGCAGATCGGAAGTCGTGCGCTTGTTAATGGCCGATACGCTCTCCGTGGCATCTCCGCTACTCGACCTGAACTGGTACCGGGCCAGATACGGTTTGCGCGCTACTGCGGCAGAGGCCCTGTTGCACTACCTTTGGATAGGAGACCGCCTAGGCCTGAAGCCCCATCCCTGGTTCGATGCAGGGGTAGCGAGGCAGTCCGCCATCCGATCCACTGGCCCGTTTCGGACGATCCTGGCTCGCTACCTGGCCGACTGGCGAGCGGTCGCGATGCCTCATCCCTTGTTCGATCAGGCCTACTATCTTCACGTGAATGAGGACGTCCATGCGGGTGGCTACAACCCACTGCTGCATTTCGTCCTATACGGGCAAGACGAGGGTCGAAAGCCGAATGCGTACTTCGATCCGCAGTGGTATCGACAGACTAATCCCGACGTGGCCAATGCGGGAATACCGCCAGCGTTGCACTTCGCCATGTACGGTGCGATCGAGGGACGCAATCCGGGCCCCGATTTCGATGCCCTGGGCTACCGTCTGCAGGTAGGCAAGGCAGCGCTCGGTTTCCTCGATCCACTTTCCCATTACCTTACAGTGGGACGGAATGCCGGTATCCATCCGGCGACGCGTGCGCTCAGAGCGACCCAGCTTACGACAACCGCGGAGCCGGCTACCGACGGCGAGACGCGTGTGGTCGATGTCATCGTCCCGGTGTATCGCGGCCTGGAGGAGACAAGGGCCTGCATCGAATCAGCGCTCGCTGTCGCGGAATTGAACAGGTATCGGCTGCATATCTACAACGACGAATCACCCGAACCGGCGATCACCGAGTACCTGCGCCGGGTTGCGGCCGCCGACCGCAAAGTCAGTCTTGTCGAGAACGAAACCAACCTGGGTTTCGTCGGGACGGTCAACCGCGCGATGCGTGCGGTGATGCAACGCGTCGACTTCGACAGTGTGATCCTGCTGAACAGCGACACCGAGGTCACTGGGGATTGGGCGCGTAGGCTAAATGCACACGCGCTGCGCGATGAAGCGGTCGCGAGCGTTACTGCCATGTCGAATAACGCCACGATCTGCAGCTATCCGCACTTTGGTGACAACCCATTGCCCGCGGACGAGACTCCCGCGGCCATCGATGCCTTGGCCGCGGTCGTGAATCGTGGACTCAGCGTGGAGCTTCCCACGGGCGTGGGCTTCTGCATGCTTATCACCCGCAGGGGGCTGGAGCTGATAGGACTGTTCGACGAGGAGGCCTTCGGCAAGGGGTATGGCGAGGAAGTGGATTTCTGCCAGCGGGCGATCCGCGCGGGTATGAAGAACCTGCTTGCCATGGATGTGTATGTCAAACATGCCGGTGAAGTGAGCTTCGCCAGCTCGAGCAAGCCCGGCAAGCTGATCGCTGAGAAGATCATCAAAACCCGTTACCCGGACTATGCGACCGACGTCGCGACTTTTGTCCGCAGTGATCCCGGTCTGTATGCGCGCCTCCGATTGACGTTCGCGCGCTGGCGCGACCATGGCCGGGATGTACGCGTACTGTTCACCCACGCCCTGGGGGGGGGGACCGAGCGTCGTGTTCAGGAGGCGGTGGCGGGGTTGCCTGCGACCGCGCGTGCCGTCGTGATCCGGCCTGCGAAGGCGAATTTGCAGCGCTTGGTGCTGGAGTGTCATGCAGAGGACGGCTTTCATTCCGAAGTGGAGGTCGCACATGCCGCGGATCTGGCTGCGTTGCTACTGGCCATGGGTACGCGCCACGTGGAGATTCACCACACTCTCGGTTTCAGCGACATTCTGCGCCAAGCGTTGGCACTCGCCGATCTGGCATTCGATTTCGTCGTTCACGACTACTACAGCGCGTGTCCGCAGGTGACATTGACTGATGCGAATGGTCAGTACTGCGGTGAACGCGGGTTGCGCCAGTGCGACCAGTGTATTGCTCTGCGACCGAGCCAGGGCGCGCGCGACATTCGCAACTGGCGGATCGCCAACGAATGGCTCGTCCTGGGTGCGCAGGAACTGACGGCGCCGAGCCTAGATTGCGCACAGCGCATCGGTCGTTACTTCGGACGCACGCCGGACGTGCGCTTGCATGAGGAAGTGCCGGTACTCTCGATGCCGTTGACTGTCTCCCAACGCAAGGGCAGAAAGCGGCGCGTACTGATCCTGGGCGCACTGGCGCCGCACAAGGGTAGGCTGCTTGTGCTTGCCGCCGCGGAAGAGGTCGTCAGACGATCATTGCCGTTGGAGTTCCATTTGATCGGGGACCCTCAGGGAGAAGTGCCCAAGCGATTGTCGACATCCTTCACCTGGACGGGGAGATACGAAGAGGCGCACCTGGAAGACAAGATCCGGAATGCCGACGGCGATATATTCCTGTTCGCTTCCCAAGCACCTGAGACCTATTCGTACACATTGAGCGCAGCCATCCGTTCGGGCCTGCCGATCGTCGCAACGCGGCTCGGTGCGTTCATCGAGCGGCTGGCCGACCTGCCCGACACCAAGTTGGTGGCGCCGGACATCGCGCCCGCTGAGCTGGCCGATGTGCTGTTGGCGATGCCGATGCGTGGTACAGGGGGTGTGGAATGA
- a CDS encoding sulfotransferase family protein, translating to MPFRNAILVVGPPRSGTSAVCHVLNECGVDFGDPADFVDPAVNAHNPVFFELVDLNDLNERMMTRMGWTYGDFNALPLQDDFSSSLADEFEAEVTRLIERFSEAPSFGLKDPRFCFTLPLWIALLSRLGIRPRVLRTRRNASAVALSNARLSPERGIEYGQRIAMLSDAAASYFLRDIAHETVQFEDLRGGAAGAISSLAVTASVGSEEVSAACSRIFRDELVHWHAHVSSDDDAPVSASDYEQLGRLMRTFGLRPGVGDTPPPDESEALAQLELVATEHIPFVQGPVQVYYRREQEVFAEERSVVVPWPSRDWEEAVVIEIPDPGGEYFRVDVNISPGAYMIDALSIDGVAVAPLSAFLGANGAAYELTDGAIGLIANHGDPWIYFRSPNGPASVLRVRISRITPEEVGRRLFDDRRLEFAIGVLQRRISQSDDRTVECVASLHDVILQNGERVGARLTDLETAGLQPLLGRITSLGQSQESLIASYARDGDTLRVLIEDVRGLKEAQAEFSRERASDSLRLDESQHLLVERIGEIERGLVELHQAQHIIAERQAKDVAQVQDSLGSLAELRRISLMGWWEKRKFKKGTQ from the coding sequence ATGCCGTTCCGCAATGCGATCCTGGTAGTCGGTCCGCCCCGAAGCGGCACCTCGGCCGTGTGCCATGTGCTCAACGAATGCGGAGTCGACTTTGGCGATCCCGCGGATTTCGTCGATCCGGCTGTTAACGCGCACAATCCGGTCTTTTTTGAACTGGTAGATCTGAATGATCTGAACGAGCGCATGATGACGCGGATGGGCTGGACTTACGGCGATTTCAATGCATTGCCGTTGCAGGACGATTTCAGCTCGTCACTTGCCGACGAGTTCGAGGCTGAGGTGACGCGCTTGATCGAAAGGTTCAGCGAAGCTCCGTCGTTCGGGCTGAAGGATCCGCGCTTCTGCTTTACGCTGCCGCTGTGGATCGCACTGCTGTCGCGGTTGGGTATCCGGCCGCGCGTACTGCGAACGCGCCGGAACGCTTCCGCTGTAGCTTTGTCCAATGCTCGACTCAGCCCGGAGCGTGGTATCGAGTATGGGCAGCGCATCGCGATGTTGTCCGATGCCGCCGCGAGCTACTTTCTGCGTGACATTGCACATGAAACGGTACAGTTTGAGGATCTGCGTGGAGGCGCCGCTGGTGCGATCAGTTCCTTGGCGGTCACCGCATCGGTAGGGTCCGAGGAAGTATCCGCAGCGTGCAGCCGGATCTTTCGTGACGAACTGGTTCACTGGCACGCGCATGTCAGTAGCGACGACGATGCACCGGTTTCTGCATCCGACTACGAGCAGCTGGGTCGACTCATGCGGACCTTCGGCCTTCGGCCGGGCGTGGGCGATACCCCGCCTCCGGATGAAAGTGAGGCATTGGCCCAGCTGGAATTGGTGGCCACCGAGCACATCCCGTTCGTTCAAGGGCCTGTGCAGGTCTACTACCGTCGGGAGCAGGAAGTTTTCGCGGAGGAGCGTTCGGTTGTTGTCCCATGGCCGAGCCGGGACTGGGAAGAGGCTGTGGTCATCGAGATTCCCGATCCTGGCGGAGAGTATTTCCGGGTTGACGTCAACATCTCGCCGGGCGCGTACATGATCGATGCGCTCTCGATCGACGGCGTTGCGGTTGCGCCATTGTCGGCGTTTCTCGGTGCGAACGGCGCGGCATACGAGTTGACGGATGGGGCGATCGGCCTGATTGCGAACCACGGCGATCCTTGGATCTATTTCCGTTCACCCAACGGTCCGGCATCGGTGTTGAGGGTGCGAATCTCGCGCATTACGCCGGAGGAGGTGGGACGGCGACTGTTCGACGACCGTCGGTTGGAGTTTGCAATCGGCGTTCTGCAGCGACGGATATCGCAATCCGATGATCGTACTGTCGAATGCGTAGCCAGCCTGCACGATGTGATCTTGCAGAATGGCGAGCGCGTGGGGGCACGTTTGACGGATCTCGAGACCGCAGGTCTGCAGCCGTTGCTCGGCCGCATCACAAGCCTGGGCCAGTCGCAGGAGAGCCTGATCGCCAGCTATGCGCGCGATGGCGACACCCTGCGAGTGCTCATCGAAGATGTGCGCGGCTTGAAGGAGGCTCAAGCCGAGTTCTCGCGGGAACGGGCGAGCGACAGCCTGCGTTTGGACGAGTCGCAGCATCTTCTGGTGGAGCGCATCGGTGAGATTGAACGCGGGCTTGTAGAACTGCATCAGGCGCAGCACATCATTGCCGAGCGGCAAGCGAAGGACGTGGCGCAGGTACAAGACAGTCTTGGTTCGCTGGCTGAATTGCGGCGAATCTCGCTAATGGGTTGGTGGGAAAAGAGAAAGTTCAAGAAAGGGACGCAGTAG
- a CDS encoding ABC transporter ATP-binding protein translates to MSSESAIVAMGLGKVYTTYRKPFHRLVELFLPAADGERLGKSFHALSDVGFEIKKGETFGILGRNGSGKSTLLQVISGILEPTTGEVRVAGRIAALLELGAGFNPEFTGRENVRLYGGLLGMDAATLDRRLPEILEFADIGDFIDEPVKHYSSGMYVRLAFSVAIHVEPEILIVDEALSVGDEAFQRKCFSRIEEIKRAGATILFVSHSVASILQLCDRAMVLHEGSRIYLGDPNSAVAIYQRILYAPKDKVGSMLEHARDMDARGVGMSTQPAEAAAALEVEVPADESEVVEITLERFDEGLVSRSRFEFEQNGARIIDPRIVDVSGERVNVLEHGRDYRYVFDVEFSLDAFFVHFGMLIKSVSGVEISGASSHFFDDAMQAVPAGARTQVVFHWACDLLPGTYFLNAGCNGVVDRDIGETFLHRIVDAYAFRVEVPGKPRRTAGFFNVLVAPFVELSVE, encoded by the coding sequence ATGTCATCTGAGAGTGCCATCGTCGCGATGGGCCTGGGCAAGGTCTATACCACCTATCGCAAGCCGTTCCACCGGTTAGTCGAACTGTTCCTTCCTGCGGCGGATGGAGAGCGGCTGGGGAAATCCTTCCATGCGCTGAGCGACGTGGGTTTCGAGATCAAGAAGGGCGAGACGTTCGGCATCCTCGGGCGGAACGGCTCGGGCAAGTCGACCTTGCTGCAGGTCATCAGCGGCATTCTGGAGCCCACCACTGGTGAAGTGCGTGTTGCCGGGCGCATCGCGGCCTTGCTGGAACTGGGTGCGGGTTTCAATCCCGAGTTCACCGGTCGGGAGAACGTGCGTCTCTACGGAGGCCTTCTTGGCATGGACGCCGCGACTCTGGATCGCCGTTTGCCCGAGATCCTAGAGTTCGCCGATATCGGCGACTTTATCGATGAACCAGTCAAGCATTATTCCAGCGGTATGTACGTGCGGCTCGCGTTTTCGGTAGCGATTCACGTTGAGCCGGAAATTCTGATCGTAGATGAAGCCCTGTCGGTCGGCGACGAGGCCTTTCAGCGAAAATGCTTCAGTCGCATTGAGGAGATCAAGCGCGCAGGAGCGACGATCCTGTTCGTCTCCCATTCTGTCGCCAGTATTCTGCAGCTTTGCGATCGTGCGATGGTCTTGCACGAAGGAAGTCGCATCTACCTCGGAGATCCCAATTCTGCGGTCGCGATCTATCAGCGGATCCTCTACGCGCCCAAGGACAAAGTCGGAAGCATGCTGGAGCACGCTCGCGACATGGATGCGCGCGGAGTTGGCATGTCGACCCAGCCTGCGGAAGCCGCCGCGGCCTTGGAGGTCGAGGTCCCCGCCGATGAGTCCGAAGTGGTGGAGATCACGCTTGAGCGGTTCGACGAAGGGCTGGTTTCTAGGAGTCGCTTCGAATTCGAACAGAATGGCGCGAGGATCATCGACCCGCGTATCGTCGATGTCAGTGGGGAGCGCGTCAACGTCCTAGAACATGGGCGCGACTATCGATATGTGTTCGATGTCGAATTTTCCCTCGACGCCTTCTTCGTTCATTTCGGCATGCTGATCAAGAGTGTCAGCGGCGTAGAGATATCCGGAGCTTCTTCCCATTTCTTCGACGATGCGATGCAGGCTGTTCCCGCCGGCGCGCGTACCCAGGTTGTCTTTCATTGGGCCTGCGACCTACTGCCGGGCACCTATTTCCTCAATGCAGGATGCAATGGCGTCGTCGATCGCGATATCGGCGAAACTTTTCTGCACAGGATCGTCGATGCGTACGCTTTCCGCGTGGAGGTGCCCGGCAAGCCGCGCCGAACCGCAGGCTTCTTCAATGTCCTGGTCGCGCCCTTCGTCGAATTGAGTGTGGAGTAG
- a CDS encoding ABC transporter permease yields MRLRLENYHRLLSLVGALSWRDIASRYRGSTLGWLWTLLNPLLLLAVYALAFGYVFKAKWGDGNTSGDFVQLLFIGIAVHGFFAECLMRAPSVITANPSFVKKVVFPLGVLPATLPMVALFNLGAILLVFVLVRAVMGHWPGASYLLFPVLLMPMFLLALAMSYCLACLGVYFKDLNLLVPSLNTVLLFISSAIVPVASLPPEHQKWFYLNPITFYIDQARNLLLWDTSLDWTGLAVRLAISLVLLVLSVGLFRQARRGFADVI; encoded by the coding sequence GTGCGATTGCGTTTGGAAAACTATCATCGACTGCTCTCTCTGGTGGGGGCGCTCTCGTGGCGCGACATCGCGAGCCGTTATCGTGGCTCCACTCTCGGCTGGCTGTGGACGTTGCTCAATCCGCTGTTGTTGCTCGCCGTATACGCATTGGCGTTTGGCTACGTCTTCAAGGCGAAGTGGGGGGATGGTAATACGAGCGGCGATTTCGTCCAGTTGCTCTTCATCGGAATCGCCGTACACGGATTCTTCGCCGAATGCCTTATGCGGGCGCCTTCCGTAATCACGGCAAATCCGAGCTTCGTCAAGAAGGTGGTGTTCCCGCTAGGAGTTTTGCCAGCCACGCTGCCTATGGTCGCGCTGTTCAATCTCGGCGCTATCTTGCTGGTGTTCGTACTGGTTCGCGCAGTGATGGGACATTGGCCAGGCGCGTCATATCTGCTCTTCCCAGTGCTGCTGATGCCGATGTTCCTGCTCGCGCTCGCAATGTCGTACTGCCTGGCGTGCCTGGGCGTGTACTTCAAGGATCTGAATCTTCTGGTGCCGAGCCTCAATACGGTGCTGCTGTTTATCTCGTCCGCCATTGTTCCCGTCGCGAGTTTGCCGCCCGAACACCAGAAATGGTTTTATCTCAACCCGATCACTTTCTACATCGACCAAGCACGCAATCTTCTGCTGTGGGATACATCCTTGGACTGGACGGGACTGGCCGTTCGCCTAGCGATCTCGCTTGTATTGTTGGTCCTGTCCGTTGGATTGTTCCGCCAGGCACGCAGGGGGTTCGCGGATGTCATCTGA
- a CDS encoding cystathionine gamma-synthase — translation MAHSSNPASGAPGDLALGTLAIHGGQSPDPSTGAVMPPIYATSTYAQSSPGVHQGFEYSRTHNPTRFAYERCVAALEGGTRGFAFASGMAATSTVLELLDSGSHVIAMDDLYGGSYRLFERVRKRTAALDFSFVDLTDLAAFEAAIRPETRMVWVETPTNPMLKIVDIAAICEIAHKHGLRVVVDNTFASPILQRPLQLGADIVMHSATKYLNGHSDMVGGMVVVGDDAELAEQMAFLQNSIGAVQGPFDSFLALRGLKTLHLRMKAHCENALALAQWLETHSAIEKVIYPGLPSHPQHALAAKQMQGYGGIISIVLKGGFEAAKKFCENTKLFTLAESLGGVESLVNHPAVMTHASVPVERREKLGISEGLVRLSVGVEALADLQADVSQALRS, via the coding sequence ATGGCGCACTCTTCCAACCCCGCCAGCGGGGCGCCCGGCGACCTTGCCCTGGGCACGCTGGCCATCCATGGCGGGCAGTCCCCGGACCCCAGCACCGGCGCGGTGATGCCGCCGATCTACGCGACGTCCACGTACGCGCAGAGCAGCCCGGGCGTGCACCAGGGCTTCGAGTATTCCCGCACCCACAATCCCACCCGATTCGCCTACGAGCGCTGCGTCGCCGCGCTGGAAGGCGGCACCCGCGGCTTCGCCTTCGCCTCCGGCATGGCCGCCACCTCGACCGTGCTGGAACTGCTGGACAGCGGCAGTCATGTCATCGCCATGGACGACCTGTACGGCGGCAGCTACCGCCTGTTCGAGCGCGTGCGCAAGCGCACCGCCGCGCTGGATTTCAGCTTCGTCGACCTGACTGACCTGGCGGCGTTCGAGGCCGCGATCCGCCCCGAAACGCGGATGGTGTGGGTGGAAACGCCCACCAATCCCATGCTGAAGATCGTCGACATTGCCGCCATCTGCGAGATCGCACACAAGCATGGCCTGCGCGTGGTGGTCGACAACACCTTCGCCTCCCCGATCCTGCAGCGCCCGCTGCAACTGGGTGCCGACATCGTGATGCACTCGGCCACCAAGTACCTCAACGGCCACTCCGACATGGTCGGCGGCATGGTAGTGGTGGGCGACGACGCGGAACTGGCCGAGCAGATGGCCTTCCTGCAGAACTCCATCGGCGCGGTGCAGGGACCGTTCGACAGCTTCCTCGCGCTGCGCGGCCTGAAGACCCTGCATCTGCGGATGAAGGCGCACTGCGAGAATGCCCTGGCGCTGGCGCAGTGGCTGGAGACGCATTCGGCGATCGAGAAGGTCATCTATCCCGGACTCCCTTCGCATCCGCAGCATGCGCTTGCCGCAAAGCAGATGCAGGGGTATGGCGGCATCATTTCCATAGTGCTCAAGGGTGGATTCGAGGCCGCGAAGAAATTCTGCGAGAACACGAAGTTGTTCACGCTCGCCGAGTCGCTGGGTGGCGTGGAGAGCCTGGTCAACCACCCTGCGGTGATGACCCATGCGTCGGTGCCGGTGGAGCGGCGGGAGAAGCTGGGGATCAGTGAGGGGTTGGTGCGGTTGAGCGTCGGCGTCGAAGCGCTGGCCGACCTGCAGGCCGATGTCTCGCAAGCGTTGCGGAGCTGA
- a CDS encoding pyridoxal-phosphate dependent enzyme, whose product MAIHSSVLELIGDTPIVQARRLDTGLCTLYLKLESANPGGSIKDRIGMSMIEAAEKRGDLKPGATLVEGTAGNTGIGLALVAQQKGYKLMLVVPDKMSREKIFNLKAMGAEVILTRSDVAKGHPEYYQDLAERIARETPGAYFINQFGNPDNPAAHEFGTGPEILRQMDGQLDAIVFGCGSSGTMTGLSRCFAEHSPQTELVLADPVGSILTQYINEGVLSTKSGSWLVEGIGEDFLPQISDFSRVKKAYAISDAESFHTARDLLAKEGILGGSSTGTLLAAALKYCREQTEPKRVLVFVCDTGNKYLSKMYNDYWMLDNGFIERPQNGDLRDLILRPYSQRDTVVVSPTDLLTTAYQRMKLYDVSQLPVMEGDKLAGIVDESDVLLHVYGDEARFRDPVSTAMVSKLDRLDVRSPIEALLPVFDRGQVAIITDGDAFLGLITRIDLLNYLRRRAQ is encoded by the coding sequence ATGGCGATCCACTCTTCCGTACTCGAGCTGATCGGCGACACGCCGATCGTCCAGGCCAGGCGCCTCGACACCGGGCTCTGCACCCTCTACCTGAAACTCGAAAGCGCCAACCCCGGCGGGTCCATCAAGGACCGCATCGGCATGTCGATGATCGAGGCCGCCGAGAAGCGCGGCGACCTCAAGCCCGGCGCGACCCTGGTGGAAGGCACGGCCGGCAACACCGGCATCGGCCTGGCACTGGTGGCCCAGCAGAAGGGCTACAAGCTGATGCTGGTGGTCCCGGACAAGATGAGCCGGGAGAAGATCTTCAACTTGAAGGCGATGGGCGCCGAGGTGATCCTGACCCGCTCCGATGTGGCCAAGGGCCATCCCGAGTACTACCAGGACCTGGCCGAGCGGATCGCCCGCGAGACGCCGGGCGCCTATTTCATCAACCAGTTCGGCAACCCGGACAACCCGGCTGCGCACGAATTCGGCACCGGTCCCGAGATCCTGCGGCAGATGGACGGGCAACTGGACGCTATCGTCTTCGGCTGCGGCAGCTCCGGCACCATGACCGGCCTGTCGCGCTGCTTCGCCGAGCATTCACCCCAGACCGAGCTGGTGCTGGCCGATCCGGTCGGCTCGATCCTGACCCAGTACATCAACGAAGGTGTTCTGAGCACTAAGTCGGGCAGCTGGCTGGTCGAGGGCATCGGCGAGGACTTCCTGCCGCAGATCTCGGATTTCAGCCGGGTGAAGAAGGCCTATGCGATCAGCGACGCGGAGAGCTTCCACACCGCGCGCGACCTGCTGGCGAAGGAGGGCATCCTGGGCGGCTCGTCCACCGGCACCCTGTTGGCCGCGGCGCTGAAGTACTGCCGCGAGCAGACCGAACCGAAGAGGGTGCTGGTCTTCGTATGCGACACCGGCAACAAGTACCTGTCGAAGATGTACAACGACTACTGGATGCTGGACAACGGCTTCATCGAGCGTCCCCAGAACGGCGACCTGCGCGACCTGATCCTGCGTCCGTACAGCCAGCGCGACACGGTCGTGGTCAGTCCCACCGATCTGCTCACCACCGCCTACCAGCGCATGAAGCTGTACGACGTCTCACAGTTGCCGGTGATGGAAGGCGACAAGCTGGCCGGCATCGTCGACGAAAGCGACGTGCTGCTGCATGTCTACGGCGACGAGGCCCGCTTCCGCGACCCGGTTTCCACCGCCATGGTCAGTAAACTGGACCGCCTGGACGTGCGCTCGCCCATCGAGGCCTTGCTGCCGGTATTCGACCGGGGCCAAGTGGCCATCATCACCGACGGGGACGCCTTCCTCGGCCTGATCACCCGCATCGACCTGCTCAACTATCTGCGACGCCGCGCACAGTAG
- a CDS encoding YdcH family protein: MFEGQPQADIDALIKADPEFKQLYQRHRELDKKVTDAELGVLPIDDTLLGQMKREKLHAKERLLRIYDAKPH; the protein is encoded by the coding sequence ATGTTCGAAGGTCAACCGCAGGCCGATATCGATGCACTCATCAAGGCCGATCCGGAGTTCAAGCAGCTGTACCAGCGCCATCGCGAGCTCGACAAGAAGGTCACCGACGCCGAACTCGGCGTGCTGCCCATCGACGACACGCTGCTCGGCCAGATGAAGCGCGAAAAGCTGCACGCCAAGGAGCGATTGCTCCGGATCTACGACGCCAAGCCCCACTGA
- a CDS encoding OmpA family protein, whose translation MASLTASAADNPLIVQWNQRLAALQADPVLADVAAYEKLQAQHAIAAFDKARRSQRETAQYVAERRVEIAETAARAQAARRDAERLDRTRSELLVEASRREAERARREAERLRVQAQIQAEEAERLRLAAEAEALARQEAETTLDTVAGQQANRLSAARQRELKLAREEAELVSGAKLPVSKFETRGEVFTLGADVFAGNSAKLSSGGAASASALAAYLQANPKARARIDGYGDKQTPGQRRADALRDALTASGIPRSRLQSAGKGTGTKARALEVVITH comes from the coding sequence ATGGCGTCGTTGACGGCCAGTGCCGCCGACAACCCGCTCATCGTGCAATGGAACCAGCGCCTGGCCGCGCTGCAGGCGGATCCGGTGCTGGCCGACGTGGCGGCCTACGAGAAGCTGCAGGCCCAGCATGCGATCGCCGCGTTCGACAAGGCACGCCGCAGCCAGCGCGAGACCGCGCAGTATGTAGCGGAGCGTCGTGTCGAGATCGCCGAGACCGCTGCGCGCGCGCAGGCGGCCCGTCGCGATGCGGAACGGCTTGATCGCACCCGCAGCGAGCTGCTGGTGGAGGCGAGCCGGCGCGAAGCCGAGCGCGCCCGTCGCGAGGCCGAGCGCCTGCGCGTGCAGGCGCAGATCCAGGCCGAGGAGGCCGAACGCCTGCGCCTGGCCGCCGAAGCCGAAGCGCTGGCGCGGCAGGAAGCGGAAACCACGCTCGACACGGTGGCCGGCCAGCAGGCCAACCGGCTGAGCGCGGCGCGCCAGCGCGAGCTGAAGCTGGCGCGCGAGGAGGCCGAACTGGTCTCCGGCGCCAAGCTGCCCGTCTCGAAGTTCGAGACGCGAGGCGAGGTGTTCACCCTGGGAGCGGACGTGTTCGCCGGCAATTCCGCCAAGTTGTCGAGCGGCGGTGCCGCCAGCGCGAGCGCGCTCGCGGCCTACCTGCAGGCCAACCCCAAGGCCCGGGCGAGGATCGACGGCTATGGCGACAAGCAGACGCCCGGCCAGCGCCGCGCGGACGCCCTGCGTGATGCGCTGACGGCGTCGGGCATCCCCCGGTCGCGCCTGCAGAGCGCCGGCAAGGGCACCGGAACCAAGGCGCGCGCGCTGGAAGTCGTCATCACGCATTGA
- a CDS encoding DUF4398 domain-containing protein, which yields MTASFSHFRRPLHVMAAAVAALALSGAPAFAQSAPTPELEAAVQAVQRAGQADADQYAPEPLAAARQALAQAQAAHAARDKKEALDLAQRAAVDADLARARSLEAVALAEVAQRKAEVADLQQKLGAEGGR from the coding sequence ATGACAGCTAGCTTCTCACACTTCCGACGGCCCCTGCATGTGATGGCCGCCGCAGTAGCGGCATTGGCCCTGTCGGGTGCACCCGCCTTTGCGCAGAGTGCGCCGACACCGGAACTGGAAGCGGCGGTGCAGGCCGTGCAGCGTGCCGGCCAGGCCGACGCCGACCAGTACGCCCCCGAGCCGCTGGCCGCTGCACGACAGGCGCTGGCGCAGGCCCAGGCGGCGCATGCGGCACGCGACAAGAAGGAAGCATTGGATCTCGCGCAGCGGGCAGCGGTGGATGCCGATCTGGCCCGCGCACGCAGCCTGGAGGCGGTCGCCTTGGCGGAAGTGGCGCAGCGCAAGGCGGAAGTCGCTGACCTGCAGCAGAAGTTGGGTGCGGAGGGTGGCCGATGA